CCGCTGACGTTCGCGGCCCTGTTCGCCCTGCCGATACTGGGACTGGCCGGGACCCTGGCAGCCGTCGGGTTCGCCGTCCGCTCGTGGACCGACGGCTACTGGGGGCCGATCGGCCGGGTCCACTACGCGCTGGTCGCCGCGTCGCTGGCCGTCGCCTGCTGGCTGCTGTGGTACTGGAACCTGCTCGTCCCGCCGCTGTGACGGCGGTTCCGCCGGCTCTCCCGGTTCCGGCCGTCGGTCCGACTGACTCCCGGTCGAACCGGTCGCCGGCCCGCCCGAGTCCGCCCGACTCGTGCCCGAACTCTTAGACACGCCGAGAAGCGTCGAACGGAGCGTATCGGGTAGCAACGTGCGCCGTCCGACCTTCGATAGATACAAAAAATAATATACGAATATTCGAAGGAGGTTAAACGACTGTTCGAAGTGCGTTCGGAGAAATGATCTGGCATAACATTTTAGTGGGGATCGCCCGTACGTGTAACTGAGAGGTGATGAACCGATGTCGACCAGAGACAGGGCTCGACGCACACGGGAACACAGCGCAGCAGGCGGCCGGTTCTCCCGCTACGACCTCCTGCTACTGGTGATACCTGCGGCGTTCCTGCTGGCGCTCGTGGGATCGATCGTGTCGCCGCTCCCCGCGAGGGTGTTCGTGGCGGGGGCGTCCGTGGTCGGCGCGCTCGCCGTCGCGGACGGGCTGTTCGTCAATCCGCCCAAGCGCGGTCGCTGACCGGCGCGGACGCTCGCGGTCGAACCGTCACCAGTAACCGTCCCGCAGACACCGGCTACGGGGCGGTTCGCCGGACGCGGCGGTGACTCCCCAACCAGTTGGGGTAGTTGCTTATTTAATCTCTCTCGAACATATAGATACGAACGGTCGGCCGGCGCTCTGACCTGTGGTGGTCCCCGCGACTCCGAGCGGGCTCTCTACGACCGGCGACCCCTCATCAAACAATGCCAGCGAGCGACCAAGTCGATACGAGCAAGCAGATCCACAGGCGGACGGGGCGGACGTTCTACGCCGCCACGAAGCTCCTACCCGAGCGGGTCCGGGAGACGACGTACGTCCTCTACGCGTTCTTCCGGATCGCCGACGAGGTAGTGGACCGAACGGATGACCCCGACCCCCAGACCCAGCGGCGTCGGCTCGAAGCGATGCGAGCGGCCGCGCTGGGCGAGCCCGACCCGGGCGTCGACCTGACCGAAGACGAGCGAGCGGTCCTCGACGCGTTCCGGTCGCTGGCCGACCGGACGGGCATCGACGACAGCGAGATCGAGGTGTTCGTCGACGCGATGCTTCAGGACATCGAGACGGCCCGCTACCCCGCCTACGAGGACCTGGAGGGGTACATGCGCGGCTCGTCGGTCGCGGTCGCGAACATGATGATGGCCGCCATGGAGATGCCCGCGGAGGACCGCGAACAGGCCCGACCGCACGCCGAGGCCCTCGCCGAGGCGTTCCAGCTGACGAACTTCCTGCGGGACGTGCGCGAGGACATCCGCGACTACGGACGGGTGTACGTGCCGGGGGAGACTCTGGCGCGGTTCGACGTCGAGGAGTCCGACCTCGCCGAGGCGAACGTCACCGACGGGTTCGTCGCCGCGATGCGTCACGAACTGCAGCGGACCGAACGCCGCTACCGCGAGGGGGTCGCCGGCATCCGCATGCTCCCCGAGGACTGCCAGTTCGGCGTGCTCCTGGCGGCGGTGTTCTACGCGGAACACCACCGGCTCATCCGCGCTCGCGACTACGACGTGCTGACCGAGACGCCCGAGCTCGGCCGGCTCCGACGGGGGTACCTGCTCGTCCGGACCTGGATCCACTGGCGGCGCCACCGCGACCCCGAGGCCACGTTCTACGCGGTCAGCGCCGTCTCGCCCGGCGGCGAGGGCGACGGCGTCGAGACCGACGGCGTCACGAGCCACGTCGCCTGAGGCGTCCGCGGTCGGTTCGGTCGCTCGTGATTCTCCCGTCTCCCGGTGTCCGGACAGCGGCGGCTCCGCGGACAGCGCTCGCTCCGCCGATAGCGGCCGCTCCGGGTCGAAGCGACGCGAAAAGTGCGGTTCGCCGGGTCTACCGGCCGCGGTTCTCGTTGCTGGAGAGACTCGGCCGCGTGCGTTCGGAGCCCTTGCCGCGGTTGTTCAGGCCGCGGTTGCGGCGGCCGGCGCTGGTCAGCCCGCGCAGCGCGCGGTCGGTGTGCTGGTCCTCGCAGATCCACGAGAGGTCGTCGTCGTTCTCGATGGCGGGGTGTTCGGGGTCGACGAGGATCACTTCGAACCACTTCTGGCTGCCGTCCTGACCGACGGAGTAGGAGTTGAGCACGCGGAGGTTCGGGTAGACGCGGGTGGTGCGCTCCTCGGCGACGCGCTGGAGGTTCTTGCGGCGGGTGATCCGCGTGACGCCCTGGCGCTTCGACCGGCGACCGGCCGTGAAGCGCTGCTTGCGGGCACCGCCCTTGCGGATGGACGCACGGACGACCACGACGCCCTGCTTGGCCTTGTAGCCCAGCGAGCGCGCGCGGTCGAGACGGGTCGGGCGCTCGATGCGTTCGAGCGCGCCCTCCTCGCGCCAGTCCTGTTTTCGCTGCCACTGCAACTCCGCCAGCTTGCCGTCGTCCGGGTCCTTCCAGGCGTCCCGGATGTACGTGTAGAAGCTCTTTGCCATGGGTGTTCACCGCCGGGCGTTGCGTGGTTCAAGAGCGAGGCCCGCAGGGCCTCGACCGAGGCGGCGAAGCCGCCGAGGTGCGGGTGACTCGACACTCACATCCCGACCTGCACAGGCAGGCGCCCGCTGGTGCCCGACCGCCCAGCGAGTTACCCGCCAGTTACCCGTTCGCACCCTTAAGGGATCCGAACTCCCGACGACGCGACCGCTTCGCGTGTCACTCCACCGATGCTTGTCATGCGAATATTATTATATTGGTGTATTATATTCCGTTAAACACGATGGAACGGGACGAGATTCTGGGGGGACTGGAGGACGCGGGGTTGACCTCCTATCAGGCCGACGCGTATCTGACGCTGCTGGACATGGGGGTATCGCCGGCCGTGGACGTGGCCCGGAACTGCTCGGTCCCGGTACCGCGTATCTACGACGTGCTGACTGAGTTAGAGCAGATGGCGTGCGTGGAGACGCTCGACCGGGAGACGCTGCACGCTCGCGCGCGCGAGCCCGCGGAATTCGTTCAGGACCTCCACGAGAAGAGCGACCGGCTCTCGGCGGTCGCCGAGGAGATCGAGGACCGCTGGGAGGCGTC
The window above is part of the Halosimplex rubrum genome. Proteins encoded here:
- a CDS encoding phytoene/squalene synthase family protein, with protein sequence MPASDQVDTSKQIHRRTGRTFYAATKLLPERVRETTYVLYAFFRIADEVVDRTDDPDPQTQRRRLEAMRAAALGEPDPGVDLTEDERAVLDAFRSLADRTGIDDSEIEVFVDAMLQDIETARYPAYEDLEGYMRGSSVAVANMMMAAMEMPAEDREQARPHAEALAEAFQLTNFLRDVREDIRDYGRVYVPGETLARFDVEESDLAEANVTDGFVAAMRHELQRTERRYREGVAGIRMLPEDCQFGVLLAAVFYAEHHRLIRARDYDVLTETPELGRLRRGYLLVRTWIHWRRHRDPEATFYAVSAVSPGGEGDGVETDGVTSHVA
- a CDS encoding 50S ribosomal protein L15e; this encodes MAKSFYTYIRDAWKDPDDGKLAELQWQRKQDWREEGALERIERPTRLDRARSLGYKAKQGVVVVRASIRKGGARKQRFTAGRRSKRQGVTRITRRKNLQRVAEERTTRVYPNLRVLNSYSVGQDGSQKWFEVILVDPEHPAIENDDDLSWICEDQHTDRALRGLTSAGRRNRGLNNRGKGSERTRPSLSSNENRGR